The genomic interval gtgAACTGATCATATCTCCTTGCAGGCACCAAGGTCTCGGAGTTAGCTTGAGAGCCAGCATCAGGGGGTTTGGGCTAATTCACTTTGGGCCCTATTGCTGGGGGCAGCCAGGGACTTTGTTGGGATTATCCAGGCATCCATCAGTCCAACTTCCTGACCTCCTAACCCTGCCTTGGGCTCAGCATCTGAAGCAATCCGGGGAGCTCGTGGGGCTTTTACCCGGAGCTCATGGTGCCTGCTCTGGGTAAGGATGCATCTGATCTCCAGGGTGGAGGTGACAGCTTGCCTCACCTGCTTTCTGTCGCCAGGGCAAATCTTCAGACCTCAGGATCTCCACAGCCTGGTCTCACCTCTCTCTCTGGCCAGCCCCTCATGCTCCTGGGCCCTGCACTTTTCCAGGCCACCTCCTGGCCCCAAACCCAGCTTGTGCCTGTCCCTCCGCCAGGCCTGGCTCGTGCTGCTCCCAGCTCTCCCACCGCCTCGGAAGGCCTGTGATAGTTTGGGCAGCCACCAAAGATCAGCAAAGACCATTCCAGACCCAGCTCAGTCCCATCACCTCACACTGTCCTCTGTCCCCTCCAGGTGACCAGGTGCAGGCCTTGTCCACCGAGCACACTGTGCCATGTGCTCAGTGAGGAAAGGGCCCACCCCTCCCTGCACGGGGATGGAGACATTCACTCAGTAAGGTCCATCGGTTTCTACTGTGTCTCAGGAGCACTGGGGACACTGGCACTTTGGGAACCTTGGCAGAGattcctgggctgggctgggtcctGCGCTGCTGACCTCAAGCAAGTTATTCTCTGCCTGAGCCTCAATCTTCTGCATCTATAAAATAGTGGGAGCAAGGGCATTGGCTACCCTTTTGGCTGCAAACACTAAATCAAAGGGCTTGTGTAAAGGGcctgctggcacacagtaggagctcaacaAATGTTGTCGCCCTCAGTTTTAGGAAACTCTGCTTCTGAGAAAGCTCTAATTTGAGGCGTGGTGGAAACAGCACGAGCTTTGGGGGTGGGTCCAGGGTCCAGCCCAGCTGCCTGGTTGGGTCACCCTGCAAACCTGCATTTTCTCACCCATCCAAAGCACCAGCAAGGCCAGTTATCTCACAGCATGGTTGGGAGAAGTTGTGAATATTCCCCAAGCATTACCACTGTCTGCTGTGGGCAAAGGCaggaattttattttgctttttttgttcccTGTTGTATTCCTACCTGGAACATTGCCGAGCACATGGCAAGTGCTTGATAGGTATTTCCAGCATGAATGAAATGGGAGGTATAAAGCAAAGGACCCTACCCAGCCGCTGAAATCAGCAAACAGGATTTCTTCttactgcccccccccaccccctggccccctccctgctccccccaccAACTCAGTAGCTCCCAGAGCAGCTAGTAACAGAGCTAACTCCTGTGTGGGCAGCCTCTGTCCAGTTCTCCATcctgccctgcccagcccagtCCGCTCAGGGCCAACTTGTGTGTTTTCTGACTCACCCTAATGTCTGAGGCTGACTTTAACTGGCTGGATCTTCAGAGAGATTTGGGATTGCAGGAAAAATCTTGGCCGGAAAAGGATCGAGGCAGATTGGCTAGCTGCCCGGCTGTCTGGCAAGTGTCTGATGGCTGGCCCACAAGCCACCTTCATCTGTCAAGCCTTTTGTTCACTGTCTGTACAGCCAGGGTGGGGTGCACGATGGCCCCCTCACTTGCCCCAGTGGTCATTCTCCTAGTTACATGGCTACAGGGCCAGGGATGGGTGGGCGGGGCACCACAGGGATGGAGGATGCTGCAGGGAGGCGCCCCACTTGCCAGGTGGGGATGGCTTGGTCCAGGCCAAGGACTTGTTGGGGGTTAGCCCGAGAGTCTCCGAGGCAGGTTAGTTATCTTAGAAATGCGCAGTCATCTCAGGGCAATTTCACAAAGTCTCAGCACGCCCCACCTCCTCAGCTCTGCCAATAGAAAGCAGGCTGCCCTAGGGGATAACGGGTCCCAGAAGTGCCCAGGCAGTCCCCAGGATGCCCTGGGCAGGCCTCTCACCTATCTGCTCCCAAAGTTCTGCAGCAAGAGATCCTAACCTCTTCTGAGTGTGGACCCTGCTTAGAATAAAAGCTATAGACCCTTTTACCAGTACATGCATACTCTCCACACAAAATCTTGCATCGTTTCAGGGGGTTCATACCTCTCTAATGGCCCACTAATTTAACCCCTTAgacctgaggctgagaaaccttgCCTCAATGCTCTCTAGGGTGATCAGCCCCGGAGGTGTGCTGGggggaggcccagagaagcaaGCTCACTGAGTTTGAGgtcccttccctcccatcctGCTTCTCCTCTGCCCCGGGCTCTTCCCTGCTCAGCCCCACCCCTGGGGCCAGGGGCAAAGCGGGGCTGTGTCCAGGCACAGGCCCCAGCAGAGCCCCCAGAGGAAGGCAAGCTCTAACGTGCCCCCTGGGCCTGAGCGGCCTCAGGCTCACCTGAGGGAGTTAATCACGTggacaggaagggagaaaggcCCACCCGCCCACCCACCGGTCCAGCTCACAGGTCGCTCCTCACCTTACTCTGGCACATGGCCAGCAGCAGCCACCTCACTCACAGCAGCAGCTTGAGTTGCACAGACACACTTTACTGcttcctctgccctcctctctccccagtctTGGGGAGGGTACCTTCCCCAACCCTGGCGACCTGGCGGAGCTTGcagcctcccctctcccagggtcCTGGAGGCAGCCCCAGGCCTGTATCTCAGCCCCACAGAAAGACCCTTTTTTTCTTAGGGTGTGGGGAACAGCTGGATCCCATGAGTTCAGTTCAGGTCTGATCAAGCTGGGATTTGGGAGACAAGTTCCCCTCCTCTGAAAAGCAGCCAGGATTCCAACTGGGTGAGAGGGAAGGTGGGGCAGAGCCACAGCAGGCAGGGATTGCCAATCTGGAAAAAGTCTGTCTTTACTCTACAGTCGAATGCTTCCTGGGAGAGGGCTGGGCCCAGCAGGCCCTCCCTTCAGGCTTTCTGCTGTGGCAGATCCCTGCCAGGAGGGGGCGCCGCCTTTGGCGTGTTCTAGCCCCAAGGGGAATAATGTCTGCTCCTGTCGGGGCAGAAGTGAcagcggtgggggggtggggtggggcgggcttCTTTGCAGTGAGTTTTTGGGCCttcaaacaacacaaatttattctcttatggttCTGGCAGTCAGAATCTGAAATCTctctgggctaaagtcaaggtgtcggcaggctGGTCCCTTCCGGAAGTTCTgaagggagaatccatttccttgccttttgcagCTTCTGGAGgccgcctgcattccttggcttgcgaCCCCGTCCTCGAGTTACTCCGATTTCTTGCTTCCGCCACCACATCTCCTGCTTCCTCTCTGAGCTCCTGCTTCCCTCTAATAAGGATCCGTGTGATTATATCAGGCccgcctggataatccaggacagTTGCCTTGTCTAAAGACCCTTAACTTAATAACATCTGCGAAGTCCCTTTTGTCATATAAGGTAATGTTCGCAGGTTCCTGGGATTAGAACACGGCCATCCTGGGGGCTACTCCTCCGCCTCCTGCAACGAGGCTGCAGAATGGCGACCCCCTCCTGGTGTTTCAATGATTGGGAGAAAAAAGgctggggattacctgctttggGTTCAGCCGGGCCCTTCCTAACCTTGTATTTCTAAGGTCTAGGCTTCACCAACCCCCTCCTTCCAACCAGAGAAACTCACTGCCATGTCTCCTTGAAAGTCCGGTGACAAGCCTAAATCTAAGTGCTGGTGAGAAGTGCGGGGCCAGCCCAGAAGCCCCCTAGGCCAGAGGGTGCCTGCCCTAAGCCAAATCGTGCTGGCCGCAACGAGCCCACGGCTGGAAAGGGACACAGAGAAGGCTCTGGGGCCTGCCGAGGGTGCCAGGGAGGCCATGGGACGGGTGAGGCCTGCTAGGATAGCGCGTCGGCCAGAGCTGAGTGAGGCGTGGCTGCGGCGCCGTGGGAGCTGAAGGAAGACGCTGTGGGCTGCGGTCCCGGCCCCCAGGGATGATGGAGACCGCGGCTGGGAGTGGCGCTGAGGTCAGTGAGAGAGCATCTCTGCCTCGCAGCAGCTGGGGGCGAGGGCCTCGGCAGACGAAGTCCCAGGCACTGGGCTTTTCCTTTGTAATGAGAGGGCAGTGGGGCGGGGGAGAGTGGCGGAGCGGCAGGGCGGGGAGCCTCTCTTGCTACCTCTTCTCCATGTTCTGCATCTGCAAGCTGAGGGAGGTGAAGCTGGCCAGCAGGTCGGTCACTTCATCCACCTGCGGGATGAAACCGAGGCTCTGTTATGGGGTGCCCCCGGGTCCCCCCAGCAGCACCACAGGCATGGAGGGCAGACACTGTCTCTCCCCGCAGGGCATGTGGTGGCTTCACCGTGACTAGGGAGCAGCTGTCCGAGGCTGAATCCTTGCTGCCAGGTGGTCTCAGACCGCCCCAGAGAGAAGGGCCAGGGCAGCTTCAAAGGAAGTGGACAGAGGCTCTGAGGTCCACAGTGGGCGACAGGCCCGCAGCCACGCCTCTTTCTCCTGCATCAGAGCAGGGGTGGGCTGGCCCTGAGGGTCCGGCCAGGGCCCGGGTCTGGACCTACAGCTGCGGCTCACCTGCTCTTTGGTGCTTGTCATCTGGAGGCGGGTGCAGAGGTCATCCAGCCGCTCCCGCTGCTCGTGCCGCCCCAGGCGCTCCAGGTACTCCCTCAGCATCTGGATGATCTGAAACCAGAGGGTGGGCTGAGGCTGTGCTGGGAGGCGCAGAGCGGCCTGATGCTGCTGCCGAGGGGCACAGTGGAACAGGTGCCAGCTGGGGTCCGCGTGAAGCCACCCAGGAGCCCTGATGCCGGAGGCGGGCGTGTCTGTGGTTCGGGCAGCACCTGCCCAGGGTTTGCTCGGGGCCGCAGGCTCAGCTGAAGGGGGCGCTCACCTGCTTTACCTCCAGCCGCACGGCCTCCAGGCACTGGGAGTGGCCTTCCTGCAGGATGTTGAGCTTCGACTTGGCCAGGTGCAGGGGCGTGCGGCCCGCCCGGTCCAGGGCATCTACCCGGGCCCCTGTGGGAGCAGGCAGAGGTGAGCAcgctgggggtgagggggagagagaagggagaaggggaggggaccaCTCACCTCCTCGCAGCAGTGTGGTGATGACAGGGACATGGTTGGTGCAGGCCGCTGAGGGAGAAGAACAGGGACTGAGAGTCCAGGACCACTGGGGCTCGGCCTGGGTGCCCACCAGAGGGAGCAGGACTGTGTCTCTGAGGGTCCCGATGCCAGGTCACGCCCCCTGAGAAGGCATCACCAAGGCAGCAACTGGGAGGGACTCAGTGATCAAATCCGACTCCCTCCCtgtacagctggggaaactgaggcttggagacgGGACCTGCCTCACCGTGAGCCACAGCGTGAGTCAGCCGCAAGGTGGGAACCTCCCCTAACAGAGCTGCTGCTGAGTCAGTTCAGGTTGTGAAATCAGCTCTGCTCAGGGCACAGCCAACTAGTGATGGATGGGGACAGCCATGGGACACAGCCCAAGGGGAGTGTGGCCCTGGGGGCTCAGGCTCCCCCCAGATGATAGGAGAGCCTGCTGGGAGCCCGCAGGACCCCAGGCTCTGCATCAGAGGAGCCTGTCTGTGCTGCAGAGGAGGGTGTCTTGGCAGCTTGCCAGGCACTGACCCAGGTGCAGTGGCGTGTTCCCCAGCCCATCTCGCTGATTGGGGTCGGCTCCATGGTCCAGAAGCAGCTGCACTGGAAACAGGAAAACCCAAGAGGAGCTGTTGGGGGCTTCTATGAGCAGTACCCTAACCCCCACCCATAACCTAGCTAAAGAGGCTCACTCAAAGTGGGGAACACTGAAAGCTGACACAGTCCCCCATGCtgtttcattcactcactcactggcTCATTCGCCCCTAAGCTCATGTGCAGGACTCTAGGGCCAGGAACTGAGGATTCTGGGAGGGCCCCCTGGCCTATGCAGGTATTACGGGACTGAGACTTTAGGGGTTAAAGAAAGTTCTTCCAACATCAGTGGCTGCTAGTGAAGGCTCTCAAGGGCATTTTCTGCCCCTTCCACAGCCAAGCACCATAGTGGGAATTAGGCCAATAGAAGATGCTGAGCACCCCCTCCTTACGAGTCTCTAGGTCACATCAGGGGTGGGCTGTGGTATCACCAGGGCTCACCAATTACCCAGCTGGATGTACAGGCAGACTAACTCATACGAGGAGGCCAATCTGAGCCTCACAACATATACCGAAACTAATTCAAGAGGGACCATGGACCTAAATGTGAAAGCTATAACAGTCAGGCCTTTAGAAGAGAACAGGAGAATATCTTCATAACCTTGGGATAGGCAAAGATTTCCTAAACAGGTCACAAAAATactaaccataaaaaagaaaagatcgaTAAATTGggatcattaaaattaagaacttgtgGGActctcctggtggcgcagtgggtaagaatccatctgccaatgcagggcacatgggttcgatccctggtccagaagattccacatgccgtggagcaactaagcccgtgcaccacaactactgagcctgcgagccactactgctgaagcccgcgctcctagagcctgtgatccgcaacaagagaaaccaccgcaatgagaagcctgcgcactgcaacaaagagtagcccccgctcaccacaactagagaaagcccgtgcgcagcaatgaagacccaacgcagccaaatataaataaataaaaataaaattaaaattaagaacttgtgTTCATCAAATGAGAACATTCAGAGAACAAACAGGCAAGCTGAGAAAaagtcatttatatttaataaatgatttatattcagaatatataaagaatttctacaaatcaataagaaaaagataggcaacttgttaaaaaaaatggacaagagacttgaacagatacttcacaaaagaggatacaaaaatggccaataaatacctGAAGATGTGCTCAACATTACTGAccatcagagaaacacaaattaaaccacaaggagataccactaTACTAGaagggctaaaatttaaaagagataatacCAAGCATTGCCAAGGATGTGGGAAAATGTGGAACTCTCTTAcagtgctggtgggagtgtatATTGGTAGAACCATCATTGGGAAAAGTTTGGTAGTACACACTAGCTAAACATGTGTGTACCCCAGTGACCCAACAATTCTAACACAGATAAGTGCTTATATCCATCAAGTcacatgtacaaaaatgttcctAGCAGCTTTGCTCCTAATAGTCCAGAcctggaaaaaacacaaatgcccatcaatagtaGAATGGGTGAACTGTGGTCCGTCACACAATGAAACACCAGCCAGCAATGAGAGCAAAGAACTACCGTTACTCACAACCTTCAGGGATGAGTCTCAAGaatataattccttttttttttggccgcgcggcatgtgggatcttagttccccgactagggatagAACCCTCCCCcatgcattggaagcgcagagtcttaaccactggaccaccagggaagtccctcaaggatATAATTTTGAGTGAAAGAATTCAAGATACAaaagagtggggcttccctggtggcgcagcggttgagaatctgcctgccaatgccggggacacgggttcgagccctggtctgggaagatcccacatgccgcggagcaattgggcccatgagccacaactactgagcctgcgcgtctggagcctgtgctccacaacaagagaagccgcgatagtgagaggcccgtgcaccgcgatgaagagtggcccccgcttgctgcacaaccaaaaaaaaaaaaaagatacaaaagagtGCATACTCTGTGCTTCCGTTTATGTGAAATTGAAAAACAGGtgaaactaatctatggtgatcaAGGTCCACGCGAGGGTGAGGACTGGAAGGGGCATGAGGCAGGCTGCTGGGTGCGGAAAATGTTCCATATTTTGATCCAGGAGGTGGTTACAGCAGTGTATACACACAGAAAGCTCACTGTTCATAAGTTATACCACATCCAAAACAAACTTATAAAAAAAGGGGGGCTGTCCCACTGCTGCCCTTAGCACTGAGTAAATGTTGCCTGAACGTCTTGAAGGACTGGTCCAACCTCAGAGGCAATCATATTCTTTCCCCAGGTGGACCCCTGCCCCGGTCTGGCAGTGCCAGTTCCACAGGCTAAAGGAGTGAGGGGGGCCGGGTCTTCCTATCCAGCACCCGGCTGAGCAGACAGCAgatcctcccccagcccctctggaGTGATGCTACtcgcccagcctccctccctccccctccccaggactCACCAATCTGGTCATTGCCATTGCAGGAGGCAAAGTGCAGGGCTGTGCGGCCCTTGTCGTCAGCTGCACAGGGGTCCGCGCCATCTTCCAGCAGCTGCTGCACTGACACCACCGAGACCGAGGGAGCAAGTGGAGAGAGTGGCAGTGTTAGCCAGGCTGCAGCCCCCGGGGGTGGACGGGGGTGCTCAGGGGCCCTTCCAGGCAAGGCATTGACAATGTTTGGGAGAGCTAGTCCCTCCTAGATGCTGGCCCCAT from Balaenoptera ricei isolate mBalRic1 chromosome 10, mBalRic1.hap2, whole genome shotgun sequence carries:
- the ANKRD54 gene encoding ankyrin repeat domain-containing protein 54 isoform X1, which produces MAAAAGGADEESRSGRSSSDGECAVAPEPLTGPEGLFSFADFGSALGGGAGLPGRAAGGAQSPLRYLHVLWQQDAEPRDELLCKIPSGRLRRAARPHRRLGPTGKEVHALKRLRDSANANDVETAWLTLPLSPLAPSVSVVSVQQLLEDGADPCAADDKGRTALHFASCNGNDQIVQLLLDHGADPNQRDGLGNTPLHLAACTNHVPVITTLLRGGARVDALDRAGRTPLHLAKSKLNILQEGHSQCLEAVRLEVKQIIQMLREYLERLGRHEQRERLDDLCTRLQMTSTKEQVDEVTDLLASFTSLSLQMQNMEKR
- the ANKRD54 gene encoding ankyrin repeat domain-containing protein 54 isoform X2 — its product is MAAAAGGADEESRSGRSSSDGECAVAPEPLTGPEGLFSFADFGSALGGGAGLPGRAAGGAQSPLRYLHVLWQQDAEPRDELLCKIPSGRLRRAARPHRRLGPTGKEVHALKRLRDSANANDVETVQQLLEDGADPCAADDKGRTALHFASCNGNDQIVQLLLDHGADPNQRDGLGNTPLHLAACTNHVPVITTLLRGGARVDALDRAGRTPLHLAKSKLNILQEGHSQCLEAVRLEVKQIIQMLREYLERLGRHEQRERLDDLCTRLQMTSTKEQVDEVTDLLASFTSLSLQMQNMEKR
- the ANKRD54 gene encoding ankyrin repeat domain-containing protein 54 isoform X4, whose amino-acid sequence is MPTMWKQQLLEDGADPCAADDKGRTALHFASCNGNDQIVQLLLDHGADPNQRDGLGNTPLHLAACTNHVPVITTLLRGGARVDALDRAGRTPLHLAKSKLNILQEGHSQCLEAVRLEVKQIIQMLREYLERLGRHEQRERLDDLCTRLQMTSTKEQVDEVTDLLASFTSLSLQMQNMEKR
- the ANKRD54 gene encoding ankyrin repeat domain-containing protein 54 isoform X3, coding for MAAAAGGADEESRSGRSSSDGECAVAPEPLTGPEGLFSFADFGSALGGGAGLPGRAAGGAQSPLRYLHVLWQQDAEPRDELLCKIPSGRLRRAARPHRRLGPTGKEVHALKRLRDSANANDVETAWLTLPLSPLAPSVSVVSVQQLLEDGADPCAADDKGRTALHFASCNGNDQIAASGPWSRPQSARWAGEHATAPGGLHQPCPCHHHTAARRGPGRCPGPGGPHAPAPGQVEAQHPAGRPLPVPGGRAAGGKADHPDAEGVPGAPGAARAAGAAG